The following proteins are co-located in the Brachybacterium sacelli genome:
- a CDS encoding ArsR/SmtB family transcription factor, producing MHETVTLSHTASLARLGHALSDETRARVLLALREAPAFPSDLADALGVSRQKLSNHLSCLRGCGLVEGVKEGRNTWYRLSDPHLAGALSDLVQLVLVVDPDCCSGEECTCA from the coding sequence ATGCACGAGACCGTGACCCTCAGCCACACCGCGTCCCTCGCCCGACTGGGGCACGCCCTGTCCGACGAGACCAGGGCTCGCGTCCTCCTGGCGCTCCGTGAGGCCCCGGCCTTTCCGTCGGACCTCGCCGACGCGCTCGGCGTCTCGCGCCAGAAGCTGTCGAACCACCTGTCGTGCCTGCGCGGATGTGGGCTGGTCGAGGGGGTGAAGGAGGGACGCAACACCTGGTACCGCCTGAGCGACCCGCATCTCGCCGGCGCCCTGAGCGATCTGGTGCAGCTCGTGCTGGTGGTCGACCCCGACTGCTGCTCGGGCGAGGAGTGCACGTGCGCATGA
- a CDS encoding cation diffusion facilitator family transporter, with product MSPVETPLTPARRGVLQRRIRWIVAATITYNVLEAVIALAAGREASSAALIGFGLDSIVEVLSAAAVAWQFAGPDPHRREKAALKVIAVSFFALAAFVTVDALRSLFGAAEADHSPVGIALAAVSVVIMPAFSWFERRTGRELGSASAIADSKQTLICSYLSAAVLLGLVANSLLGWAWADSVAALVIAAFALREGSEAWRGDACKQPVSALVGEHDGPDDCC from the coding sequence ATGAGCCCGGTCGAGACCCCGCTGACCCCTGCTCGCCGGGGTGTGCTGCAGCGCCGTATCCGCTGGATCGTCGCCGCGACGATCACCTACAACGTGCTCGAGGCCGTGATCGCCCTGGCCGCGGGCCGCGAGGCATCCTCCGCCGCCCTGATCGGCTTCGGGCTCGACTCGATCGTCGAGGTCCTCTCCGCCGCGGCAGTGGCCTGGCAGTTCGCCGGCCCGGACCCCCACCGCCGCGAGAAGGCCGCGCTGAAGGTCATCGCGGTCTCGTTCTTCGCCCTCGCCGCCTTCGTGACGGTCGATGCGCTGCGGTCGCTGTTCGGCGCTGCCGAGGCCGACCACTCCCCGGTGGGCATCGCGCTGGCCGCGGTGAGCGTGGTGATCATGCCCGCGTTCTCCTGGTTCGAGCGTCGCACCGGGCGGGAGCTCGGGTCGGCCAGCGCCATCGCCGATTCGAAGCAGACCCTGATCTGCTCGTACCTGTCCGCAGCCGTGCTGCTCGGGCTGGTGGCCAATAGTCTGCTGGGATGGGCCTGGGCGGACTCGGTCGCGGCCCTCGTCATCGCCGCCTTCGCGCTCCGCGAGGGCAGCGAGGCGTGGCGCGGGGACGCCTGCAAACAGCCGGTCTCTGCGCTCGTCGGCGAGCACGACGGACCCGACGACTGCTGCTGA
- a CDS encoding VOC family protein encodes MPAALHPYLNFDGNAREAFEFYGQALGATPQFATFGEFGAVPEGDPHSDKIMHGSLEVTDLIRLYVSDVVEGMTPEGFVQGNNVTLALMGDDEAVQRSAFEKLSEGGTITMPLEKQVWGDEYGAFTDRFGIHWQVNISGAGS; translated from the coding sequence ATGCCTGCAGCCCTTCACCCCTATCTCAACTTCGACGGGAACGCCCGCGAGGCCTTCGAGTTCTACGGCCAGGCCCTCGGGGCGACGCCCCAGTTCGCCACCTTCGGCGAGTTCGGGGCCGTCCCGGAAGGCGACCCCCACTCCGACAAGATCATGCACGGCAGCCTCGAGGTCACCGACCTCATCCGCCTGTACGTCTCCGATGTCGTCGAGGGCATGACGCCCGAAGGATTCGTGCAGGGCAACAACGTGACCCTGGCCCTCATGGGTGATGACGAGGCCGTGCAGCGCAGCGCCTTCGAGAAGCTCTCCGAGGGCGGGACCATCACGATGCCGCTGGAGAAGCAGGTGTGGGGCGACGAGTACGGCGCCTTCACGGACCGCTTCGGGATCCACTGGCAGGTGAACATCAGCGGCGCCGGCAGCTGA
- a CDS encoding NUDIX domain-containing protein yields MRIRAVAVAIQEGHLLVMHRRKDGRTYCVLPGGGIEPGENPQEACLRELAEETGLDGTIEALLPVALCPEAPALYFAVRTAFDPPSLGGPEAERSSGANTYQPAWVPLGRFEESRLVPHGAREAVGIAVARHDGAPGGGS; encoded by the coding sequence ATGCGCATCCGGGCTGTCGCCGTCGCGATCCAGGAGGGTCATCTCCTCGTGATGCATCGACGGAAGGACGGCCGGACCTACTGTGTCCTGCCCGGTGGCGGGATCGAGCCCGGCGAGAACCCGCAGGAGGCGTGCCTGCGGGAACTCGCCGAGGAAACCGGCCTGGACGGGACGATCGAGGCTCTGTTGCCGGTCGCGCTCTGCCCCGAGGCCCCTGCCCTGTACTTCGCGGTGCGCACCGCCTTCGACCCTCCGAGCCTGGGCGGGCCGGAGGCGGAGCGCAGCAGCGGGGCGAACACCTATCAGCCCGCCTGGGTCCCGCTGGGCCGGTTCGAGGAATCGAGACTGGTTCCTCACGGCGCGCGGGAGGCGGTGGGGATCGCTGTCGCCAGGCACGACGGCGCTCCAGGCGGGGGGAGCTGA
- a CDS encoding SGNH/GDSL hydrolase family protein has translation MHSTPLAPDLVRGLAELEPTARGLRTHRLPAWARAQFPDPQVLSMEQQPSGGRLSLRTGASQLELELHATRVAFRGAERPRGRVDVVIDGELVLSDPLTGGDALEVDLATGESVLESGPTHRTVLQDVGAEEKEIELWLPHNEGIELVALRTDEPVLPLDPGGQQAWVHYGSSISQGSNAASPTRIWPVVAARAAGRQLRNLGLGGGALLDPFVARTIRDAPADVISLELGINIVNLDGFRRRTLVPAVHGFLDTIREGHPHTPIHLISPLFCGIHERTPGPGMVDPASIGTDQVRFAASGTEGDTELGRLTLEVFREALEDVMDRREDANLHHVDGLALYGEADAAEHPLPDGLHPDTETHRLIGERFAAQVFGAEE, from the coding sequence ATGCACTCCACGCCCCTCGCCCCCGATCTCGTGCGAGGGCTCGCCGAGCTCGAACCGACAGCCCGCGGGCTGCGCACCCACCGCCTGCCCGCCTGGGCCCGTGCGCAGTTCCCGGATCCGCAGGTGCTGTCCATGGAGCAGCAGCCCTCCGGTGGCCGCCTCTCCCTGCGCACGGGTGCGTCGCAACTGGAGCTCGAGCTGCACGCGACGCGGGTGGCCTTTCGCGGCGCGGAGCGACCCCGTGGCCGAGTCGATGTGGTGATCGACGGCGAGCTCGTGCTCAGCGATCCGCTCACGGGCGGAGACGCGCTCGAGGTCGACCTGGCTACGGGCGAGTCCGTCCTGGAGTCGGGGCCGACGCATCGCACCGTCCTGCAGGATGTGGGCGCGGAGGAGAAGGAGATCGAGCTCTGGCTCCCGCACAACGAGGGGATCGAGCTGGTCGCGCTTCGTACGGACGAGCCGGTACTGCCGCTCGACCCGGGCGGCCAGCAGGCATGGGTCCACTACGGCAGTTCCATCAGCCAGGGCTCCAATGCCGCCTCCCCCACTCGGATCTGGCCCGTCGTCGCCGCCCGGGCGGCCGGGAGGCAGCTGCGGAACCTGGGGCTGGGTGGCGGCGCGCTGCTGGACCCGTTCGTGGCCCGCACGATCCGCGACGCCCCGGCCGACGTCATCTCGCTGGAACTCGGGATCAACATCGTGAATCTCGACGGCTTCCGCCGACGCACGCTCGTCCCCGCCGTCCACGGGTTCCTCGACACGATCCGCGAGGGTCACCCTCACACCCCGATCCACCTGATCTCCCCGCTCTTCTGCGGCATCCATGAACGCACCCCGGGGCCCGGGATGGTCGACCCCGCCTCGATCGGCACCGATCAGGTGCGGTTCGCCGCCTCGGGCACCGAGGGCGACACGGAGCTGGGTCGGCTCACGCTCGAGGTGTTCCGAGAAGCGCTCGAGGACGTCATGGACCGACGGGAGGATGCGAACCTGCACCACGTCGATGGCCTCGCACTGTACGGCGAGGCCGATGCGGCCGAGCATCCGCTGCCGGACGGCCTGCACCCGGACACGGAGACCCATCGGCTGATCGGCGAGCGCTTCGCGGCACAGGTGTTCGGTGCGGAGGAATGA
- a CDS encoding GNAT family N-acetyltransferase has protein sequence MTARDLSAEETARLDLRRPTLEDVPALFEILSDPRVWTHLPSGRHTDPEWTARSVENWIAAWRTDGIGTWVVRERGAEPIIGYGGVSDLGGIAWNLGYRFAATAQGHGFATELSRHALDRAREVAPERAVIAYLLEHNTASAAVARKLGLHLVDRGPDAGNPDPEAIRLVFADRDLDDAELRAARR, from the coding sequence ATGACCGCCCGTGACCTGTCCGCCGAGGAGACGGCCCGATTGGACCTCCGCAGGCCCACGCTCGAGGACGTGCCCGCCCTGTTCGAGATCCTGTCCGATCCCCGGGTGTGGACGCATCTGCCCTCCGGGCGGCACACCGACCCCGAGTGGACGGCCCGCTCTGTGGAGAACTGGATCGCCGCCTGGCGGACGGACGGCATCGGGACGTGGGTGGTGCGCGAACGCGGTGCGGAACCGATCATCGGTTACGGCGGGGTCTCCGATCTCGGCGGCATCGCCTGGAATCTCGGTTACCGCTTCGCCGCGACAGCGCAGGGCCACGGATTCGCGACGGAGCTCAGCCGTCACGCTCTGGACCGGGCGCGGGAGGTGGCGCCCGAGCGGGCCGTCATCGCCTACCTGCTCGAGCACAACACCGCCTCCGCCGCGGTGGCCCGCAAGCTCGGGCTCCACCTCGTCGATCGAGGACCCGACGCCGGGAACCCCGATCCCGAGGCGATCCGGCTGGTCTTCGCGGACCGGGACCTGGACGACGCCGAGCTGCGGGCTGCTCGCCGCTGA
- a CDS encoding DUF402 domain-containing protein, whose protein sequence is MTFSARVPVPAPDPPVPPFAPGAGVVLRSIRNRPSASPTPSFAVAGIVVADSEDLSVVATAAGSGMARRAGRAEGPGGRQVAPLDWDGSHEVTSWRGPTVIRVHRSGESWSIWRWHDGESWVGDWYGNLECPWQRSPIGFDTQDWDLDVVGIGAPGTDSWRVEYKDDDELEFIVQIGAAPAVEAERIREQGRLLHAEFTRGSWPFDAVWEKWLPRSGVEPTPLPRGWRELDPRATHGG, encoded by the coding sequence GTGACCTTCTCCGCGCGAGTCCCCGTTCCCGCCCCCGATCCACCGGTCCCGCCCTTCGCTCCCGGGGCGGGCGTGGTGCTGCGCAGCATCAGGAACCGGCCGTCGGCATCCCCCACCCCGAGCTTCGCCGTCGCCGGGATCGTCGTGGCCGACTCCGAGGATCTCTCCGTGGTCGCCACCGCGGCGGGATCTGGAATGGCCCGACGAGCGGGCCGTGCCGAGGGACCTGGAGGGCGCCAGGTCGCGCCGCTGGACTGGGACGGCTCCCACGAGGTGACCTCCTGGCGCGGTCCGACGGTGATCCGCGTCCACCGCAGCGGGGAGAGCTGGTCGATCTGGCGCTGGCACGACGGAGAGTCCTGGGTCGGCGACTGGTACGGGAACCTCGAATGCCCCTGGCAGCGTTCCCCGATCGGCTTCGACACCCAGGACTGGGACCTCGACGTGGTCGGCATCGGTGCTCCCGGCACGGACTCCTGGCGCGTCGAGTACAAGGACGACGACGAGCTGGAATTCATCGTGCAGATCGGCGCGGCTCCCGCGGTCGAGGCCGAGCGCATCCGGGAGCAGGGTCGCCTGCTGCACGCCGAGTTCACGCGGGGAAGCTGGCCCTTCGACGCGGTCTGGGAGAAGTGGCTGCCGCGGTCCGGTGTCGAACCCACGCCACTGCCGCGGGGCTGGCGGGAGCTCGATCCGCGCGCGACGCATGGGGGCTGA
- a CDS encoding TraR/DksA family transcriptional regulator produces MTSPDPLDAELSELRDLLAAEAERTSARISALDRDYEAIVQGMELSSTDDEHDPEGSTTAVDRSRTSALLDSARRQLTEVDSAQERLSTGTYGRCEGCDEAIPRARLLARPTARTCVACADRAPR; encoded by the coding sequence ATGACTTCCCCGGACCCGCTGGATGCCGAACTCTCTGAGCTCCGCGACCTGCTCGCCGCGGAAGCCGAGCGCACGAGCGCACGGATCTCCGCTCTGGACAGGGACTACGAGGCCATCGTGCAGGGGATGGAGCTGAGCTCCACCGATGACGAACACGATCCCGAGGGGTCCACGACCGCCGTCGATCGCTCGCGGACGAGTGCGCTCCTGGACTCCGCCCGCCGCCAGCTGACCGAGGTGGACAGCGCCCAGGAGCGACTCTCCACCGGCACCTACGGTCGCTGCGAGGGCTGCGACGAGGCGATCCCCCGCGCGCGGCTCCTGGCCCGGCCGACCGCCCGCACCTGCGTCGCCTGCGCGGACCGGGCCCCTCGATGA
- a CDS encoding GNAT family N-acetyltransferase: MTTTRSHPDLRRYASPDDIEPTFTVYQEAIRGTAARVYGPDQVEAWAGPRSTDLKDWDARRRRALTLVAEVDDTVVGFTDLLPDGLVDMLFVHPRAGGRGIARALLTAIMREARERHIPELHTFASRSAQPAFERLGFTLVAHRPKNTVRGVVVPNGEMRRRL; the protein is encoded by the coding sequence GTGACGACGACCCGATCGCACCCCGACCTCCGGCGCTACGCGAGCCCTGACGACATCGAACCGACCTTCACGGTGTACCAGGAGGCCATCCGCGGGACCGCGGCCAGGGTCTACGGGCCCGACCAGGTGGAGGCGTGGGCAGGCCCGCGTTCCACCGACCTGAAGGACTGGGATGCCCGCCGGAGAAGAGCCCTCACTCTCGTGGCCGAGGTCGACGACACCGTCGTGGGCTTCACCGATCTGCTGCCGGATGGCCTCGTCGACATGCTGTTCGTCCACCCTCGCGCCGGAGGGCGCGGCATCGCGCGGGCACTGCTGACCGCCATCATGCGCGAAGCGCGCGAGCGTCATATCCCCGAGCTGCACACCTTCGCGAGCCGGAGCGCCCAACCCGCCTTCGAGCGTCTCGGCTTCACTCTCGTCGCGCATCGACCGAAGAACACCGTCCGCGGTGTCGTCGTCCCCAATGGAGAGATGCGTCGCCGCCTCTGA
- a CDS encoding HD domain-containing protein — protein MEETTNAADAADTLGLGGRWFDPLWRLEVRLSPLEQQLLGTSRVRRLAHIAHAGAAALTTTQTYTRLEHSLGLLALVAHFAPGDDAARAAALLHDVGHLPYSHTLEGLEGLDHHDLSHQRILTLRPLLEPHGITPEQIIAIDEGEVPSPLTARAGTMKLDHLDSFLRSGQAHGRTRTMPSRILPRLRLDGGTVDTDLETAVELARLVAAEARAQRSPADVLPVAVLRDLVSTALAAPEQALSREQLVEMTDAELWTALVACPATRDGARRLREDPAGWEVLRDSEAPAGGTHLTHRISRGYLDLPTVDGEVLRNQEIEALTAQLPLEFVIRR, from the coding sequence GTGGAGGAGACGACGAATGCGGCCGATGCCGCCGACACCCTGGGCCTGGGCGGCCGATGGTTCGACCCGTTGTGGCGCCTCGAGGTGCGGCTCAGCCCGCTGGAACAACAGCTGCTGGGCACCTCGCGGGTGCGCCGCCTCGCCCATATCGCCCACGCCGGTGCCGCGGCGCTGACGACGACGCAGACCTACACGCGGCTCGAGCACTCCCTCGGTCTGCTCGCCCTGGTGGCGCACTTCGCGCCCGGGGACGACGCCGCCCGGGCCGCCGCCCTGCTGCACGACGTGGGCCACCTGCCCTACAGCCACACCCTCGAGGGCCTCGAGGGTCTTGACCACCACGACCTCTCCCACCAGCGGATCCTCACCCTGCGCCCACTCCTGGAACCCCACGGCATCACCCCCGAGCAGATCATCGCGATCGACGAGGGAGAGGTCCCCTCACCGCTGACCGCCCGAGCGGGCACGATGAAACTCGATCACCTCGACTCCTTCCTGCGCAGCGGCCAGGCCCACGGGCGCACGCGCACCATGCCCTCGCGGATCCTTCCGCGTCTGCGGCTGGACGGCGGCACGGTCGACACCGATCTCGAGACCGCCGTCGAGCTCGCGCGCCTGGTCGCCGCCGAGGCGCGTGCCCAGCGCTCTCCGGCCGACGTCCTGCCCGTCGCGGTGCTGCGCGACCTGGTCTCCACCGCGTTGGCCGCCCCGGAGCAGGCGCTGTCGCGCGAGCAGCTGGTCGAGATGACCGATGCCGAGCTGTGGACAGCCCTCGTCGCCTGCCCCGCCACGAGGGACGGCGCCCGGCGGCTGCGGGAGGACCCCGCGGGCTGGGAGGTCCTGCGCGACAGCGAGGCCCCGGCGGGAGGGACCCACCTGACGCACCGCATCAGTCGCGGTTACCTGGACCTGCCGACCGTCGACGGCGAGGTCCTGCGGAACCAGGAGATCGAGGCGCTGACGGCGCAGCTGCCGCTGGAGTTCGTGATCCGGCGCTGA
- a CDS encoding SDR family oxidoreductase — MAGMIITVLGARGTIGSRLADQLEERAHDVRRVSRRSGVDARTGVGLREALRGADVAVDCLNHMALRAATAEDFFRGTAQHVVRSARSEGVRRLVCVSIAGAADPAVNRLLGYYRGKAAQEQVYSTSREAVTIVRSTQWYELMDDVLRRASIGPVSVLPTMTVAALSADRAARHIADEIDASVEDLQDRTLTLRGPQTATIREIARTILAARGSIGGRRPRALVQLPYLGQGIAGGGLVPADGIVDDLTLEDWLAAGPSS; from the coding sequence ATGGCAGGCATGATCATCACGGTGCTCGGAGCACGGGGAACGATCGGCTCTCGCCTGGCCGACCAGCTCGAGGAACGCGCCCACGACGTGCGCCGGGTGAGCCGTCGCAGCGGCGTCGATGCACGCACCGGCGTCGGGCTCCGTGAGGCACTGCGCGGGGCCGACGTCGCCGTCGACTGCCTGAACCACATGGCACTGCGCGCCGCGACCGCCGAGGACTTCTTCCGGGGCACCGCGCAGCACGTCGTCCGCTCGGCCCGCAGCGAGGGCGTGCGGCGACTGGTGTGCGTCTCGATCGCGGGCGCCGCAGATCCCGCCGTGAACCGCCTGTTGGGCTACTACCGGGGTAAGGCCGCGCAGGAGCAGGTGTACTCGACCAGCCGCGAGGCGGTGACGATCGTCCGCTCCACCCAGTGGTACGAGCTGATGGACGATGTGCTCCGACGCGCCTCGATCGGCCCGGTGTCGGTGCTGCCCACCATGACCGTGGCCGCGCTGTCGGCCGACCGCGCGGCCCGTCATATCGCTGACGAGATCGACGCCTCCGTGGAGGATCTGCAGGACCGCACCCTGACACTGCGGGGTCCGCAGACCGCCACCATCCGCGAGATCGCCCGGACGATCCTCGCTGCCCGCGGCAGCATCGGCGGACGCCGCCCCCGGGCCCTGGTGCAGCTGCCATACCTGGGCCAGGGGATCGCCGGCGGCGGCCTCGTCCCCGCTGACGGGATCGTCGACGACCTGACGCTGGAGGACTGGCTCGCCGCCGGCCCGAGCAGCTGA
- a CDS encoding LarC family nickel insertion protein yields the protein MVPTPIPVPPAENSPALEGSTARGHIPPRLAYIDATAGIAGDMLLGALVDAGADLEEIQRVLDALVPASVRLVRRDVDRAGQRALKVEVEVLVEDPPHRTWSSIRAMLERARALDAVPARTIDLALAVFARLAEAEGATHGLPADEVHFHEVGALDSLADVIGACEAWRQLGITQGVGSVIAVGSGRIRAAHGDIPVPVPAVVRLAQGWPTVAGELLPAREHMHQQGHVHGHGPAHEHGATDGHAPHHHHDSHHHDPAHGDGDRPPHSHEGPGTASAPEHARTPDHSSADLAVPDSDVAVPAHVAGGPHEHGGRRVPPGVAPGIGELATPTGVALMRGLAVSAGPQPMLRTEAVGVGAGTKDTPGRPNVVRLVLGRPGYGGPAEDRIDHPVGTASADPSAVAASELPTTPSDPLADAHDTPTSALQLEANVDDLDPRLWPGVLEELFAHGALDAWLTPITMKHGRPAVTVHALVREDLGGSTAALLMDRTGTLGVRMHRVERLIRTREFTEVEVRGQRIAVKVARDRDGTVVRREPEFRDVAAAARVLGISERAMLDLAKDSVSGLTNPGN from the coding sequence ATGGTGCCGACCCCCATCCCCGTCCCGCCCGCCGAGAACTCCCCCGCGCTCGAGGGGTCGACGGCGCGCGGACATATCCCGCCCCGCCTCGCCTACATCGATGCGACCGCGGGCATCGCCGGGGACATGCTGCTCGGCGCGCTGGTCGACGCCGGCGCGGACCTCGAGGAGATCCAGCGGGTGCTCGATGCGCTGGTCCCGGCCTCGGTACGTCTGGTGCGCCGCGACGTGGACCGTGCCGGCCAGCGCGCCCTCAAGGTCGAGGTGGAGGTGCTGGTCGAGGATCCGCCGCATCGCACCTGGTCCTCGATCCGGGCGATGCTCGAACGGGCCAGGGCGCTCGACGCGGTGCCGGCGCGCACGATCGACCTGGCACTGGCGGTGTTCGCCCGGCTGGCCGAGGCCGAGGGCGCGACCCACGGGCTCCCTGCCGACGAGGTCCATTTCCACGAGGTGGGGGCGCTGGACTCGCTGGCCGACGTGATCGGGGCCTGCGAGGCCTGGCGCCAGCTCGGCATCACCCAGGGGGTGGGCAGCGTGATCGCGGTGGGCAGCGGCCGCATCCGGGCCGCGCACGGAGACATCCCGGTGCCGGTCCCGGCCGTGGTGCGCCTCGCGCAGGGCTGGCCGACGGTCGCCGGCGAGCTCCTGCCCGCGCGCGAGCACATGCACCAGCAGGGCCACGTGCACGGACACGGCCCTGCGCACGAGCACGGGGCAACAGACGGCCACGCCCCTCACCACCACCACGACTCTCACCACCACGACCCCGCGCACGGCGACGGCGACCGTCCGCCGCACTCGCACGAGGGGCCCGGCACTGCGAGCGCTCCCGAGCACGCCCGCACCCCCGACCATTCCTCTGCCGATCTCGCCGTCCCCGACTCCGACGTCGCCGTGCCCGCGCACGTGGCCGGTGGTCCGCACGAGCACGGCGGCCGACGGGTCCCGCCGGGCGTCGCCCCCGGGATCGGGGAGCTCGCCACCCCCACCGGCGTCGCCCTGATGCGCGGCCTGGCCGTCTCGGCGGGGCCGCAGCCGATGCTGAGGACCGAGGCAGTCGGCGTCGGTGCCGGCACCAAGGACACCCCCGGCCGTCCCAACGTGGTGCGACTCGTCCTCGGCCGGCCCGGCTACGGCGGCCCGGCCGAGGACCGGATCGACCACCCTGTCGGGACGGCGTCGGCGGATCCCTCCGCGGTGGCGGCCTCCGAGCTCCCGACCACGCCGAGCGACCCGCTGGCCGATGCCCATGACACCCCGACGTCGGCCCTGCAGCTCGAGGCGAACGTCGACGATCTCGACCCGCGGCTGTGGCCCGGCGTGCTCGAGGAGCTCTTCGCCCACGGCGCGTTGGATGCCTGGCTGACGCCGATCACGATGAAGCACGGACGCCCGGCTGTCACCGTTCATGCCCTGGTCAGGGAGGATCTCGGGGGCAGTACGGCGGCACTGCTGATGGATCGCACCGGCACCCTCGGGGTGCGGATGCACCGGGTCGAGCGCCTGATCCGGACCCGTGAGTTCACCGAGGTCGAGGTGCGCGGGCAGCGGATCGCGGTGAAGGTGGCCCGCGACCGGGACGGCACCGTGGTGCGGCGCGAACCGGAGTTCCGCGACGTCGCGGCGGCGGCCCGGGTGCTGGGGATCAGCGAGCGCGCGATGCTCGACCTGGCGAAGGATTCCGTGAGCGGCCTGACGAATCCGGGGAACTGA